From the Manis pentadactyla isolate mManPen7 chromosome 7, mManPen7.hap1, whole genome shotgun sequence genome, one window contains:
- the CLEC5A gene encoding C-type lectin domain family 5 member A isoform X1, which produces MEFFPQRGQKDLLIQSLHVTDRETETRLVKFLPGLRMICINMIVINRPVSHYLMTQFQDSHSETLISYSVFLISLVCPREWDLHEGRCFFLSTSELSWNKSREFCEAEGSSLAIVNTPAKLEFLQDRTGAEKYFIGLLYQHAEEGWYWIDNSMFNGNVVNQRLHFNCVTIGLTKTYDAASCDVNYRWICEKRAT; this is translated from the exons ATGGAATTTTTTCCTCAAAGGGGCCAAAAAGACCTTCTAATTCAATCCCTTCATgttacagacagggaaactgagactAGACTAGTCAAATTTCTTCCTGGATTGAGGATGATTTGTATCAACATGATTGTTATAAATAGACCCGTGTCCCACTATCTCATGACTCAGTTCCAGGATTCACACTCAGAAACACTAATCTCATActctgttttcttgatttctttagtCTGCCCCAGAGAGTGGGATCTTCATGAAGGAAGATGTTTTTTCCTGTCCACCTCTGAATTGTCTTGGAACAAAAGCAGGGAATTCTGTGAAGCGGAAGGATCCAGTTTGGCTATTGTCAACACGCCAGCGAAACTG gAGTTTCTCCAGGACAGAACTGGGGCTGAGAAGTATTTTATTGGCTTATTATACCAGCATGCAGAGGAAGGGTGGTATTGGATTGACAACTCCATGTTCAATGGCAA CGTTGTCAATCAGCGTCTGCATTTCAACTGTGTGACCATAGGCCTGACAAAGACATACGATGCTGCCTCATGTGACGTCAACTACCGCTGGATCTGCGAGAAGAGGGCTACATGA
- the CLEC5A gene encoding C-type lectin domain family 5 member A isoform X3, whose product MNWHMLISGLFIVVLKIVGMTLFLLYFPQILGENKASFTSTERYGTVCPREWDLHEGRCFFLSTSELSWNKSREFCEAEGSSLAIVNTPAKLEFLQDRTGAEKYFIGLLYQHAEEGWYWIDNSMFNGNVVNQRLHFNCVTIGLTKTYDAASCDVNYRWICEKRAT is encoded by the exons ATGAACTGGCACATGCTAATCTCTGGGCTTTTCATAGTGGTGCTTAAAATTGTCGGGATGACCTTATTTCTGCTTTATT tcccacagattttgggtgaAAATAAAGCCAGCTTCACTTCCACAGAGAGGTATGGAACAG tCTGCCCCAGAGAGTGGGATCTTCATGAAGGAAGATGTTTTTTCCTGTCCACCTCTGAATTGTCTTGGAACAAAAGCAGGGAATTCTGTGAAGCGGAAGGATCCAGTTTGGCTATTGTCAACACGCCAGCGAAACTG gAGTTTCTCCAGGACAGAACTGGGGCTGAGAAGTATTTTATTGGCTTATTATACCAGCATGCAGAGGAAGGGTGGTATTGGATTGACAACTCCATGTTCAATGGCAA CGTTGTCAATCAGCGTCTGCATTTCAACTGTGTGACCATAGGCCTGACAAAGACATACGATGCTGCCTCATGTGACGTCAACTACCGCTGGATCTGCGAGAAGAGGGCTACATGA
- the CLEC5A gene encoding C-type lectin domain family 5 member A isoform X2, protein MNWHMLISGLFIVVLKIVGMTLFLLYFPQILGENKASFTSTERYGTVPQIFGSSSAPTESYGAVCPREWDLHEGRCFFLSTSELSWNKSREFCEAEGSSLAIVNTPAKLEFLQDRTGAEKYFIGLLYQHAEEGWYWIDNSMFNGNVVNQRLHFNCVTIGLTKTYDAASCDVNYRWICEKRAT, encoded by the exons ATGAACTGGCACATGCTAATCTCTGGGCTTTTCATAGTGGTGCTTAAAATTGTCGGGATGACCTTATTTCTGCTTTATT tcccacagattttgggtgaAAATAAAGCCAGCTTCACTTCCACAGAGAGGTATGGAACAG tTCCACAGATTTTCGGGAGCAGCTCTGCTCCCACAGAAAGCTACGGAGCAG tCTGCCCCAGAGAGTGGGATCTTCATGAAGGAAGATGTTTTTTCCTGTCCACCTCTGAATTGTCTTGGAACAAAAGCAGGGAATTCTGTGAAGCGGAAGGATCCAGTTTGGCTATTGTCAACACGCCAGCGAAACTG gAGTTTCTCCAGGACAGAACTGGGGCTGAGAAGTATTTTATTGGCTTATTATACCAGCATGCAGAGGAAGGGTGGTATTGGATTGACAACTCCATGTTCAATGGCAA CGTTGTCAATCAGCGTCTGCATTTCAACTGTGTGACCATAGGCCTGACAAAGACATACGATGCTGCCTCATGTGACGTCAACTACCGCTGGATCTGCGAGAAGAGGGCTACATGA